A region from the Gloeocapsa sp. PCC 73106 genome encodes:
- the lnt gene encoding apolipoprotein N-acyltransferase: protein MRLKILLAIGSGLLMGLAPAPGGMWYLAWIALIPLWVLLSQEKKFNPLISLAWGAGYHGLAISWITGIHPMTWLGIDWWSSLAIALVCWLFLTACGSTLVLIWSGGMYYLQSISAPPWLKVLGGTAIWCGLEYLWSLTPFWWSYLAYTQSPANLIILQLSQFSGHATITAILVAVNGLFAEAYLNRGRSYWVVIALMLALSLHGWGWWLYRTPDEQIARKSVNIGVIQGNIPNEIKLYSSGWSQAMTGYLEGYQNLAKQGVDIVLTPETALPFFLINQDYASEALSQAILSQKVPIWVGTFARQNHRLTNTLLTINSSGEIYSRYDKVNLVPLGEYIPFEGILGSWINRLSPLEARLVAGEPNQLLDTPIGRVAVGICYDSAFAEHFRRQTAQGAQLIISAANNAHYSNSMLAQHHALDVMRGIENDRNLARATNTGYSAFIDHRGRTLWRSKLNTYELHAQTLDLRDSRTLYVRWGDWLTLLLLGLTLAGITRIIY, encoded by the coding sequence GCACCCGCACCAGGAGGAATGTGGTATCTAGCTTGGATCGCTTTGATTCCTCTGTGGGTGTTGTTGAGTCAAGAGAAAAAATTCAATCCACTCATTTCTTTGGCTTGGGGTGCGGGTTATCATGGTTTAGCTATTTCCTGGATTACCGGTATTCATCCTATGACTTGGCTGGGAATAGACTGGTGGAGTAGTTTAGCGATCGCTCTAGTTTGTTGGCTATTTCTCACCGCTTGCGGTTCTACTTTAGTACTCATCTGGAGTGGGGGAATGTACTATTTACAGTCTATTTCTGCTCCACCTTGGCTAAAAGTGTTGGGGGGTACGGCTATTTGGTGTGGTTTAGAGTACTTGTGGAGTTTAACGCCTTTTTGGTGGAGTTATTTAGCTTATACCCAGAGTCCTGCTAATTTAATTATCCTGCAATTGAGTCAGTTTTCTGGACATGCTACTATTACTGCTATTTTAGTGGCTGTTAATGGTTTATTCGCAGAAGCTTATCTTAATAGAGGGCGCTCTTACTGGGTAGTTATTGCTCTTATGTTAGCTTTGAGTCTCCATGGCTGGGGTTGGTGGCTCTATCGCACTCCTGATGAGCAAATAGCTAGAAAAAGCGTGAATATAGGAGTGATTCAGGGTAATATTCCCAACGAAATTAAACTCTACTCATCAGGATGGAGTCAGGCGATGACAGGTTATCTTGAAGGTTACCAGAATCTGGCAAAGCAGGGAGTAGATATAGTTTTAACCCCCGAAACCGCTTTACCATTTTTTCTAATTAATCAAGATTACGCATCTGAAGCCTTATCTCAAGCTATTCTCTCGCAAAAAGTACCTATCTGGGTAGGAACCTTTGCTCGACAAAATCACCGTCTTACTAATACTCTCTTAACTATCAACTCCTCAGGAGAAATTTACAGCCGTTACGACAAAGTAAATTTAGTTCCCTTGGGTGAATATATCCCTTTCGAAGGTATTTTAGGTTCTTGGATCAATCGTCTTTCCCCATTAGAAGCGCGTTTGGTAGCGGGAGAGCCTAATCAGTTGCTAGATACGCCCATAGGGAGAGTAGCGGTGGGTATTTGCTATGATTCGGCTTTTGCTGAGCATTTTCGGCGTCAAACCGCCCAAGGAGCTCAACTAATTATCAGCGCCGCTAATAACGCTCACTATAGTAATAGTATGCTAGCTCAACACCACGCTCTAGACGTAATGCGAGGGATAGAAAACGATCGCAATCTGGCTAGAGCTACCAATACGGGTTACTCTGCGTTTATTGATCATCGCGGGCGCACCCTCTGGCGTTCCAAATTGAATACCTATGAGTTACACGCTCAAACTTTGGATTTAAGAGATAGTCGAACCCTTTACGTGCGTTGGGGAGACTGGTTAACCCTGTTGCTATTGGGACTAACCCTAGCAGGGATAACTAGAATTATTTACTGA